CGCACGATTTGATTCCGCTTTTGAGTTTTCTCCTCCTTCGCGCCAAATGTCGCTATTGTCGCCATCCGCTCTCGTTCCGATACCCGATAGTTGAACTTGTCTCAGGATTTATTTTTCTTTTGCCGCTCTATTTCAGTAATCACTTCGGCCTCGCGCACCTGCTTGCCGTGAACGACACGCTTATCTGGTATTACGCGCTTATCGCCATTTGGACGCTTGCGCTTCTCGTGTTTCTGCTCATCGCGCTTATTGATATCCAACTCTACATTATTCCGAACGGATTAAACTGGACGCTTGCGGCGCTTGGCGTTGCGCGCGCAGGGATTCTTTTTTGGTACGACAAGTTCGATACAACGTACGGAACATTTTTGGGAAACTACGCGCTGCTCGCCGGTCTTAGGGAAAATGTGTTTGTAAATATCGCGATGGGCGCGCTTATCGGGGCAGGTTTCTTTGGTGTTATTATTGCCGCGACGCGTGGTCGGGGCATGGGCCTCGGTGACTTGAAGCTTGTGGGCGCGCTGGGGCTGCTGTTCGGCTGGCCGGACATTGCCCTTGTTATTGTCTTCGCCTTTGTTTTCGGGTCGCTCTACGGCGTACGTTTGCTTCTTGCCGGAACAAAGTCGCTGAAGGACGCCGTCCCCTTTGGTCCGTTTATCGTGCTGGGCGCCACATTTGTGGTGTTTTTCGGCTACGATATCGCGCAATGGTATTTTAATTTCTTTAATATCACATGAGTCCCATTCGCATTATTTTGCGCCAGATTCGCATTATTCGCGACTACTCCCGGGGTTTTACCCTTGCCGAAGTCATCGTATCTGTCAGTGTCATGGCGCTGCTTTCCGCGGTATTCATCGGGTACTCGCGTTCCGGCAGCGCGCAAATTAAAATATTGAAAAATAAGAGCGAGTTTATCGCGATGATGTATCGCGCGCGGTCACTCGCTGTTGCGACGTATCAGTATGATCCGCCGGAATGCGGCTACGGCATCCATGTATTTACCGGCGAGAGTCCGGTGCGGCGGTATGTGCTCTGGCGCGATACGGCCGGAAACGGGGATTGCAATGACGCCGACCCCGCACTCCGCGCAAACGGCATCTATGACATAAACAGAGATGCAAACGGCGACGGCAAAAACGAT
This sequence is a window from bacterium. Protein-coding genes within it:
- a CDS encoding type II secretion system protein, whose translation is MSPIRIILRQIRIIRDYSRGFTLAEVIVSVSVMALLSAVFIGYSRSGSAQIKILKNKSEFIAMMYRARSLAVATYQYDPPECGYGIHVFTGESPVRRYVLWRDTAGNGDCNDADPALRANGIYDINRDANGDGKNDEDVEFFTLDSGIEFGNVGAADFMSDILFIPPDPRIIRNGNSGAVGQLRVVIGTPDGSSGSTLNVNDYGQVEE
- a CDS encoding prepilin peptidase; the encoded protein is MYALLFIFGLAIGSFLNVVALRYDPDKGFNFRSIGGRSRCSSCNTQLRSHDLIPLLSFLLLRAKCRYCRHPLSFRYPIVELVSGFIFLLPLYFSNHFGLAHLLAVNDTLIWYYALIAIWTLALLVFLLIALIDIQLYIIPNGLNWTLAALGVARAGILFWYDKFDTTYGTFLGNYALLAGLRENVFVNIAMGALIGAGFFGVIIAATRGRGMGLGDLKLVGALGLLFGWPDIALVIVFAFVFGSLYGVRLLLAGTKSLKDAVPFGPFIVLGATFVVFFGYDIAQWYFNFFNIT